GATGTGCGCATCACCACCCGCGTCAAGCCCAACTACCTGGCGGACGCGTTGTTCAGCACGCTGCACGAAGCCGGGCACGCCATGTACGAGCAGGGCATCCACCCGGCCTATGAAGCCACGCCGCTGGCAGGCGGCACCTCCTCCGGCGTGCACGAGAGCCAATCGCGCACCTGGGAGAACATCGTCGGCCGCAGCCGCGGCTTCTGGGAGCACTACTTCCCCAAGCTGCAGCAGCAATTCCCCAGCCAACTCAAAGACGCCGATGTGGATGGCTTCTACCGCGCCATCAATAAGGTGGAGCGTTCGCTGATCCGTACGGATGCCGACGAGGTGACCTATAACCTGCACGTGATGCTGCGCTTTGACCTGGAGTTGCAGTTACTGGAAGGCAGCCTGGAGATCAAGGATCTGCCGGCGGCCTGGCAGGCACGCTACCAGAGTGACCTGGGCATCCAGGCCCCCAGCGATGTGGATGGTGTGCTGCAGGATGTGCACTGGTATGCTGGCCTGATCGGCGGCGCCTTCCAGGGCTACACCCTCGGTAACATCATGAGCGCCCTGTTTTACGATGCGGCGTTGCAGGCCCACCCCAGCATTCCAGGGGAGATCGCCGCCGGCCAGTTCGGCACGCTGCACGGCTGGCTGCGCGAGAATATCTACCAGTATGGCGCCAAGTACGAACCCAACGAGCTGGTGGAACGCATCAGCGGCGGCCAGCTGCGTATCGCCCCGTACATGCGCTACTTGAAAGACAAGTACGGCCAACTGTA
The DNA window shown above is from Anaerolineales bacterium and carries:
- a CDS encoding carboxypeptidase M32; its protein translation is MQAKLNDLKNRLAEVADLSAAGAVLSWDQATYMPKGSAAARGRQMATLASLAQAKFTDAEIGRLLDALEPWAAEQPAGSDDAALVRKTRKDYDKQVKVSADWVARANRHMAESYQAWTEARPANDFKAVAERLQTTLDLSREYANFFPGYAHIADPLIDGPDPGMRAESIRSLFAELRQELVPLVQAITAQAEADDRVLRKDYPEEQQLAFGLGVIRDFGFDFERGRQDKTHHPFCTSFSISDVRITTRVKPNYLADALFSTLHEAGHAMYEQGIHPAYEATPLAGGTSSGVHESQSRTWENIVGRSRGFWEHYFPKLQQQFPSQLKDADVDGFYRAINKVERSLIRTDADEVTYNLHVMLRFDLELQLLEGSLEIKDLPAAWQARYQSDLGIQAPSDVDGVLQDVHWYAGLIGGAFQGYTLGNIMSALFYDAALQAHPSIPGEIAAGQFGTLHGWLRENIYQYGAKYEPNELVERISGGQLRIAPYMRYLKDKYGQLYRLD